TCTCTGCGCGATTGGATCATTATCCCATTATATATTTGAATCGATCAGGTGAAACTAACTCATCAATTTCATTCCAATTCCAGTCGTTTGCCAAGTCCATGGTATCACTGCAGCTTTCCACAATCTGCACACTACTACTCATGGTGGGGTTATTTACAGAGGTAATGGCCGATTCCGCTGCAGAATCAAGATTCCACGTGTAGTGATCTTGGTACACATTTAAACAAGAATTCAGGTCAAATATGCCTAAACTCGAGAACGGACACTCTGCATTCTCGATTTGAGACGCTGTCACATTCGAATTTGGGGTATTATTTAGGCCATTTTCGTCCACCATGGAAGTCTTCTGAATATCTCGTAACATGGGAGAGGAAGAACGGGAGAGGGTGTGATAAAAGGTACCGGACATGATTTTCTGATCAGGATCATTAGTAGTACTGGCGAATGGAAAATTTGGTAAATCTGGGTGTTGTGTTTTGGCGGCGGCggcggaggaggaggaggataTGGGGGTGGCGGAAGTTGACTTCTTGGGCCGTTTGCTTTTCCGGCCACCGCCAACCGGAACATTTCGAAGAGTGCCACCTTTAGTCCAATGCCTCTTGCAAGCTTTGCAGAAATAGCGAGGCTGAGACTTGTTGTAGTTATTGTAGTAACAAAACTTTGTATTCGTCGAACCACACCTGGGACACTTCAAGAACTCCGGCTGCTCTTGCCGCCGCAGCAATGGCGGTTTTAACAGCTCCGCCGCCGCTCCTGACTGCAGCAAAATCTGGCTCCAACCAACTCCTCCACTAACAGAAACATCCTGTTTAACACTCCAACCCATGTATTTGTTTACAAGTTTCGATAATTCAGCTCAAAAAACCACCATCAGCAAATTTAAGTTcgatcttttttaaaaaaaaagtgttCTTGAAGGAGATTACAAGGGAGAAGAAAGCAACTCTTGGAAGTGGGAGTACTTCTGTCAGATTCTATAATCGCCAATCTATATACTCTGTTTTTCTTAAAATGTATAGCAATAATCTATTTGTTAAAATGGAAATAAATATACGGAGATATCAATGATCAGGCATCTCTTCCATTGTGGGTCCAAAGGGTCTCAATTAGGACATTAAGCAACCATGATATCCATGTTACCAATGTTAGGTTCTTCAATTTTTTGTTGtcgtttattttatataaaaaaaaaaaaattaaccatCATCACTACCACCAAgtcataaatatatattaattactaTGCACACACGATGCGTGTGTACAGTCGTTTTTATCATTATCGGTGGACTatagtgaaatttgacaaattatgaagggactaaattgatatttgaatggttgaaataaaaaaaaataaaaataaaagtgtgtattgaaattttaaaaaaaaacaaaaacaaaaaacaaaagtgtaatattagtatcatataacGGTAAAGTTGGAAGAAAAAATTGGTGTCCTTCTTAAGTGATTACTATGATGTCctcaactttaataaaatatatagaatatatacatacatatatgctACACAATTTTGATATCTTGTTCATTAACTTCGTTCATCTTTGTGCTGATCGTTGATGTGACATTTAGGCTCCGTTTGGTACGTGTGATGGGATAAGTAAATGATTACTAATTAGTgtgattaaaaaatgagatatatggattaatagtatagttggataaataacatgatatttggtatgattttaaaatgatggattaattttgtaaattttattgcaaTTACCAAAATGTCTCAagtgttaattaaatatatattcttaaaataattggatagataattaaatatttataattacaatgtatatttattaaaattaatttaaatatatttattagaaataaattataaatatgcatttactttaacaattaaaatagcaataatattttgaatgttaATGTTAAATAAAGTTTAACAATAATTACAAtactattattttttaaaataattataaatatttttaaaataatttgatagataattaaatatttataattataatttacatttattaaaattaatttaaatatatttattaaaaatatatttgaaaatattacttaatcattaaacaaaataaattagaatttaataaatatttattttcataaaagaATTAATAACAAGATTAgacatttataaaaatttaatttaagatagatttgtattataatttatttttttttaaatgattgaaaataataaaaatatatgaaattaatttataaaaaaatataataaaaatttaaatattattattaaattttcactaatttgaattttcatattatattgaAGAAGACAATTCAAGGTTATTATGgtcaatatataattttatcatTATCATTATTCAAGAATTATACATTATCACACCTTTGAGTAGGGATATTTAA
This is a stretch of genomic DNA from Primulina eburnea isolate SZY01 chromosome 11, ASM2296580v1, whole genome shotgun sequence. It encodes these proteins:
- the LOC140804433 gene encoding uncharacterized protein, producing MGWSVKQDVSVSGGVGWSQILLQSGAAAELLKPPLLRRQEQPEFLKCPRCGSTNTKFCYYNNYNKSQPRYFCKACKRHWTKGGTLRNVPVGGGRKSKRPKKSTSATPISSSSSAAAAKTQHPDLPNFPFASTTNDPDQKIMSGTFYHTLSRSSSPMLRDIQKTSMVDENGLNNTPNSNVTASQIENAECPFSSLGIFDLNSCLNVYQDHYTWNLDSAAESAITSVNNPTMSSSVQIVESCSDTMDLANDWNWNEIDELVSPDRFKYIMG